The following are encoded together in the Pseudomonas xantholysinigenes genome:
- a CDS encoding ABC transporter substrate-binding protein, with translation MRHFIQRATLASLFCLTACSPATPADTSSGLKGEAVSEASGVLRYPASDFVEQRPGVRGGTLRVSAASDAGSFDIHALSNGNIQWLGRILFDCLVYQAEDGSLTPWLAKSWDISADGLTYTFHLRDDVTFSDGERFNAEAVRVNLEHMRDPRTKSPLTAAYIAPYLSGRVIDEYTFEATLRAPYAPFLDVLAQAWLGMISPRQILEAPKTIASQPIGTGPFVLSAWTRDQGARFERREGYRWAPAAINHPGEAYLDSIELSYVPEAMIRYTALEAADSDMALDAPAQNAAAIRANPALTLRNRIRKGNPSRSITFNVERPPFDDVRVRQAVAKAVDRDGLAWVSGFGEYLAKGDFLAVNTPGYDPVARDALAYDPLAAGRLLDAAGWTGRDREGFRTRDGQRLRATLLTYDNPAFPANVPVAAQADLRKVGFDLQIELLPISKVMELRYAGQFDAFGGGYWHTNTADGLFILYHSDSIPSARMLGQNVGHFRDASLDRLLGEARRSTDPAQRRALYRQAQQRLGETVPAVPSVESQMLVAYRNAVGGVLFDGSHNVPLFTSVWLAKEQP, from the coding sequence ATGAGGCACTTTATTCAGCGAGCAACATTGGCCAGTCTGTTCTGCCTGACCGCTTGCTCCCCCGCCACGCCAGCGGACACCTCCAGTGGCCTGAAGGGCGAGGCGGTCAGCGAGGCGAGCGGCGTGCTGCGCTATCCCGCCAGCGACTTCGTCGAACAGCGCCCCGGTGTGCGTGGCGGCACCTTGCGCGTTTCCGCCGCCAGTGATGCCGGCAGCTTCGATATCCATGCCTTGTCCAACGGCAATATCCAGTGGCTGGGCCGCATCCTGTTCGACTGCCTGGTGTACCAGGCCGAGGACGGCAGCCTCACGCCGTGGCTGGCGAAAAGCTGGGACATCAGCGCCGATGGCCTGACCTACACCTTCCACCTGCGCGACGACGTCACCTTCAGCGACGGCGAGCGCTTCAATGCCGAGGCGGTGCGGGTCAACCTCGAGCACATGCGCGACCCACGCACCAAATCGCCGCTGACCGCCGCCTACATCGCGCCCTACCTGAGTGGCCGGGTGATCGATGAATACACCTTCGAAGCGACCTTGCGCGCGCCTTATGCACCGTTCCTCGATGTGCTGGCCCAGGCCTGGCTGGGGATGATTTCGCCGCGGCAGATCCTCGAGGCGCCAAAGACCATCGCCAGCCAGCCGATCGGCACCGGGCCGTTCGTGCTCAGCGCCTGGACTCGTGACCAGGGCGCGCGCTTCGAGCGGCGTGAGGGTTATCGCTGGGCGCCCGCGGCGATCAACCACCCCGGCGAGGCTTACTTGGACAGCATCGAACTGAGCTACGTGCCCGAAGCGATGATCCGCTATACCGCGCTGGAGGCCGCCGACAGCGACATGGCCCTGGACGCCCCGGCACAGAACGCTGCGGCGATACGCGCCAACCCGGCGCTGACCCTGCGCAACCGCATCCGCAAGGGCAATCCGTCGCGCAGCATCACCTTCAACGTCGAGCGCCCTCCGTTCGACGATGTACGGGTACGCCAGGCGGTGGCCAAGGCCGTCGACCGCGACGGGCTGGCGTGGGTCTCGGGTTTTGGCGAATACCTGGCCAAGGGCGACTTCCTCGCCGTCAACACCCCGGGCTACGACCCGGTGGCCCGTGATGCGTTGGCCTACGATCCGCTGGCCGCCGGCCGCCTGCTTGATGCAGCAGGCTGGACCGGGCGTGACCGTGAGGGCTTTCGTACCCGTGACGGCCAACGCTTGCGCGCCACCTTGCTGACCTATGACAACCCGGCGTTCCCGGCCAATGTCCCGGTCGCCGCCCAGGCCGACCTGCGCAAGGTCGGCTTTGACCTGCAGATCGAGCTGCTGCCCATCTCCAAGGTCATGGAACTGCGCTATGCCGGCCAGTTCGACGCCTTCGGCGGCGGCTACTGGCATACCAACACGGCCGATGGACTGTTCATTCTCTACCACAGCGACTCGATTCCCTCGGCACGGATGCTGGGCCAGAACGTCGGCCATTTCCGCGACGCCAGCCTCGACCGCCTGCTCGGCGAGGCTCGTCGCAGCACCGATCCGGCGCAACGTCGCGCGCTGTATCGCCAGGCCCAGCAGCGCCTGGGCGAGACCGTGCCGGCGGTGCCCTCGGTGGAAAGCCAGATGCTGGTGGCCTACCGCAACGCGGTGGGAGGCGTGCTGTTCGACGGTTCGCACAACGTTCCCCTGTTCACCAGCGTGTGGCTGGCAAAGGAGCAACCATGA
- a CDS encoding DUF2388 domain-containing protein encodes MRRLLLVPSLLLLLPAGAALARVDAGDVATSAGVSASLYSTFKDDKRIIPAHDELAAFVASGGAIRGAYLESALAQVRQAHPGMQASDEELARALLSQDDTIVP; translated from the coding sequence ATGCGCCGTTTACTGCTCGTTCCCTCGCTACTGCTCCTGCTACCCGCCGGGGCCGCCCTGGCTCGCGTCGATGCCGGTGACGTCGCCACCTCGGCTGGGGTCTCCGCCTCGCTGTACTCGACCTTCAAGGACGACAAGCGGATCATTCCCGCCCACGACGAACTGGCGGCCTTCGTCGCCAGCGGCGGCGCCATTCGCGGCGCCTACCTGGAGTCGGCGCTGGCCCAGGTGCGCCAGGCGCATCCCGGCATGCAGGCCAGCGACGAAGAGCTGGCACGCGCGCTGCTGTCGCAGGACGACACCATCGTCCCGTGA
- a CDS encoding TonB-dependent receptor family protein, whose translation MRAIHPLPLRLAIRRAALAATALLAPLPVLAADPTLGTVTVQGAKQTEVQKASSALAEVPGGTSVADSEEVAKGRTATLQDTLAYQPGVFVQSTGGNDAAKISVRGSGANTSPGYFREGLKFLFDGLPLTGPGGTPYEFLNASGVNYTEILRGANAFQYGALTLGGAVNFVNHSGYTAPGLRLRAEAGSYHYQKQSISYGGVEGDLDYYLQADNYRNDGYRDYSLSQSSGIVANAGYRFSPKLETRVLLRYRDEVHNDPSATTLDAALHHPRRASATAESSGNGARRPGSIWLGSKTTYTFNDDARLTVGLSYHDYRHANSPRSPSNPSYWDWHDLGLLLGYDRTDYLFGHESRSNIAFTSTQHLRGGVNSATGDKVPLKKVDYTDSFDRVIALGNDLNLVDGLWLTSGVSFINVRRKIDIDYAVNANRTDFPQNVDYDNWSVAPRIGLRYEFAPNLQVFTNFSRSIDPPATWEYSGSGPTLPYVRPLVEQKANTFEIGIKGSQGIFDGSLALYRSWIHDELLNVQIIPATATSAAVTGAFNASPTIHQGIEAGLNTRLWENDQGDLVRWRQAYTYNDFYYRHDSTFGDNQLPGVPKHIYQGELQYQDHSGWYTGVNVQSASRTAVDYANSLYAPSYTIWGANLGYEAPKGNWKVSLDLKNLANKAYVTAVTPVYNAQGQDTASFWPGDGIGAYVGLELRY comes from the coding sequence ATGCGTGCGATCCATCCCCTCCCCTTGCGCCTGGCGATCCGCCGCGCCGCCCTGGCCGCCACCGCACTACTGGCACCGCTCCCGGTGCTGGCCGCCGACCCGACTCTCGGCACGGTGACGGTGCAAGGCGCCAAGCAGACTGAAGTACAAAAAGCCAGCAGCGCCCTGGCCGAGGTACCCGGCGGCACCAGCGTCGCCGACAGCGAAGAGGTCGCCAAAGGCCGTACCGCCACCTTGCAGGACACCCTCGCCTACCAGCCCGGCGTATTCGTGCAGTCCACCGGCGGCAACGATGCGGCGAAGATCTCGGTGCGCGGCTCGGGCGCCAACACCTCCCCGGGCTACTTTCGCGAAGGGCTCAAGTTCCTCTTCGATGGCCTGCCGCTGACCGGCCCCGGCGGCACCCCCTATGAGTTCCTCAACGCCAGCGGCGTCAACTACACCGAAATCCTGCGCGGTGCCAACGCCTTCCAGTACGGCGCCCTGACCCTCGGCGGCGCGGTCAACTTCGTCAACCACAGCGGCTACACCGCCCCCGGCCTGCGCCTGCGCGCCGAGGCCGGCAGCTATCACTACCAAAAGCAGAGCATCAGCTACGGCGGCGTCGAGGGCGACCTCGACTATTACCTGCAGGCTGACAACTACCGCAACGACGGCTACCGCGACTACAGCCTGTCGCAAAGCTCCGGCATCGTCGCCAACGCCGGCTACCGCTTCAGCCCGAAACTCGAGACCCGCGTGCTGCTGCGCTACCGCGACGAGGTCCATAACGACCCCAGCGCCACCACCCTCGATGCCGCCCTGCATCACCCGCGCCGTGCCAGCGCCACCGCCGAAAGCAGCGGCAACGGCGCCCGCCGCCCCGGCAGCATCTGGCTGGGCAGCAAGACCACCTACACCTTCAACGACGACGCCCGCCTGACCGTGGGCCTGTCCTACCACGACTACCGCCACGCCAACAGCCCGCGCAGCCCGAGCAACCCCAGCTACTGGGACTGGCACGACCTCGGCCTGCTGCTGGGCTACGACCGCACCGACTACCTGTTCGGCCATGAAAGCCGCAGCAATATCGCCTTCACCTCCACCCAGCACCTGCGCGGCGGGGTCAACTCGGCGACCGGCGACAAGGTGCCGCTGAAGAAGGTCGACTACACCGACTCGTTCGACCGGGTCATCGCCCTGGGCAACGACCTCAACCTGGTCGATGGCCTGTGGCTGACCAGCGGCGTGTCGTTCATCAACGTGCGGCGCAAGATCGACATCGACTACGCGGTGAACGCCAACCGTACCGATTTCCCGCAGAACGTCGACTACGACAACTGGAGCGTCGCCCCACGCATCGGCCTGCGCTATGAGTTCGCGCCGAACTTGCAGGTGTTCACCAACTTCAGCCGCAGCATCGATCCACCCGCCACCTGGGAATATTCCGGCTCTGGCCCGACCCTGCCCTATGTGCGTCCGCTGGTCGAACAAAAGGCCAATACCTTCGAGATCGGCATCAAGGGCTCCCAGGGCATCTTCGACGGCAGCCTGGCGCTGTACCGCTCGTGGATTCACGACGAGCTGCTGAATGTGCAGATCATCCCCGCCACCGCCACCTCGGCGGCGGTCACCGGTGCGTTCAATGCCTCGCCAACCATTCACCAGGGCATCGAGGCCGGGCTCAACACGCGACTGTGGGAAAACGACCAAGGCGACCTGGTGCGCTGGCGCCAGGCCTACACCTACAACGACTTCTACTACCGGCACGACAGCACCTTCGGCGACAACCAGTTGCCTGGCGTGCCCAAGCACATCTACCAGGGTGAGTTGCAGTACCAGGACCACAGCGGCTGGTACACCGGCGTCAATGTGCAGTCGGCGTCGCGCACGGCGGTGGACTATGCCAACAGCCTGTATGCGCCGTCCTACACGATCTGGGGGGCGAACCTGGGCTACGAGGCGCCCAAGGGCAACTGGAAGGTCTCGCTGGACCTGAAGAACCTGGCGAACAAGGCCTACGTGACGGCGGTGACGCCGGTATACAACGCCCAGGGGCAGGACACCGCGTCGTTCTGGCCAGGGGATGGGATTGGCGCGTATGTGGGGCTCGAGCTGAGGTACTGA
- a CDS encoding tyrosyl-tRNA deacylase codes for MSEIVSFTNRNALLENQIAEQIEALVKVEPLRLPEANAPLVTSFRSKLEGSYEVERIKTDTDHAIELLYIAYNTTPQEQGEIRVRIAGIMHALIRAQQDSESSIKGAVRIAERITRQLRNLLPDWLDVKETNDAEEIRHFVSTDLLAMARDIAASAGEVRADLTSIVNRYERILADIEAVMASSELALSETIEANRKIKQEIVEATARREQLDQLVSELQQQVERFEVLARRYGEQANSAEQKSFWAGLLKSATQVLAAVLPLAALGATGGSSALFGAVTVGALNRQPNADIDPGKLVEQANLEGQRQVQLGVVEEHKRRVSDLAAQYAAATGELVKQELEKGLEQERGALREAQTKLAGVEQQLGALLRELAQAASDVSEQMKEQAASLRQLEFQMLDNVERYENVRREQAAELVRITVLLGGKRSEQQSIELAVKSLNLSVAALKRSKEIVEEIAFFFRAFVDFMQLIIDEALERVEDYDRAGNSESLRRNRLQQLLLTTDCFFITQTAEWHAVSAVSQDFVQLFNDGWSKLNKLSGSYIIGEELQDYLVQAAHQLNTIAEARDAVSTQRLASLDSYRRELQERAAQG; via the coding sequence ATGTCTGAAATTGTCTCCTTTACCAACCGAAATGCCCTGCTGGAAAATCAGATCGCCGAGCAGATAGAGGCTCTGGTCAAAGTCGAGCCACTGCGCTTGCCTGAGGCCAATGCTCCACTGGTCACCAGCTTCAGAAGCAAGCTTGAAGGCAGTTACGAGGTCGAACGGATCAAGACCGATACCGACCACGCCATCGAACTGCTGTACATCGCCTACAACACCACGCCTCAGGAGCAAGGCGAAATCCGCGTGCGCATCGCCGGTATCATGCATGCGCTGATTCGCGCGCAGCAGGACAGCGAGAGCAGCATCAAGGGTGCCGTGCGCATAGCCGAACGTATTACTCGCCAGTTGCGCAACCTGTTGCCCGATTGGCTGGATGTGAAGGAGACCAATGACGCTGAGGAGATCAGGCACTTCGTCAGCACCGATTTGCTGGCGATGGCCCGTGATATCGCCGCCAGCGCGGGTGAGGTTCGCGCCGACCTGACCAGTATTGTCAATCGTTATGAGCGGATCCTCGCTGATATCGAGGCGGTCATGGCTTCCAGCGAGCTGGCTTTGAGCGAGACGATCGAGGCCAACCGCAAGATCAAGCAGGAAATCGTTGAGGCCACGGCCCGTCGGGAGCAACTGGACCAGTTGGTCAGCGAACTCCAGCAGCAGGTCGAGCGCTTCGAGGTGCTGGCCCGTCGTTATGGCGAGCAAGCCAACAGCGCCGAGCAGAAATCGTTTTGGGCCGGGCTGCTGAAAAGTGCCACCCAGGTACTGGCCGCCGTCCTGCCCCTGGCTGCTCTGGGGGCCACCGGTGGTTCCTCGGCCCTGTTTGGCGCGGTAACTGTAGGCGCCCTCAATCGTCAGCCGAACGCCGACATCGATCCCGGCAAGCTGGTGGAGCAGGCTAACCTGGAGGGGCAACGCCAGGTGCAGCTCGGTGTTGTCGAGGAGCACAAGCGTCGAGTGTCTGATCTGGCGGCGCAATATGCGGCGGCAACTGGCGAGCTGGTGAAGCAAGAGCTGGAGAAAGGCCTGGAGCAAGAGCGTGGCGCACTGCGCGAGGCACAAACGAAGCTGGCCGGTGTCGAGCAGCAACTGGGGGCACTGCTGCGCGAGCTGGCGCAAGCGGCCAGTGATGTGAGCGAGCAGATGAAGGAGCAGGCGGCCTCGCTGCGCCAACTGGAATTCCAGATGCTCGATAACGTCGAGCGTTACGAGAATGTCAGGCGTGAACAGGCCGCCGAACTGGTGCGCATCACGGTGCTGCTCGGTGGCAAACGCAGTGAGCAGCAGAGCATCGAGCTGGCGGTGAAGTCGCTGAACTTGAGTGTGGCGGCGCTCAAGCGCAGCAAGGAGATCGTCGAAGAAATCGCGTTCTTCTTCAGAGCCTTTGTCGATTTCATGCAATTGATTATCGATGAAGCGCTGGAGCGAGTTGAGGATTACGACCGAGCCGGCAACAGCGAGTCGTTGCGCCGCAACCGGCTGCAGCAGCTGTTGCTGACCACTGATTGCTTCTTCATCACCCAGACGGCTGAGTGGCATGCGGTCAGCGCGGTATCGCAGGACTTCGTGCAACTATTCAATGACGGCTGGAGCAAGTTGAACAAGCTTTCCGGCAGCTACATCATTGGCGAGGAGTTGCAGGACTACCTGGTCCAGGCCGCGCATCAACTCAATACCATCGCCGAAGCACGTGATGCTGTCAGCACGCAGCGTCTCGCCTCGCTGGACAGCTACCGTCGCGAACTGCAGGAGCGCGCTGCCCAGGGGTAG
- a CDS encoding ABC transporter permease, translated as MNLLTILLRRLRDGVIVLWAAASLTFLGVQHSGGDTALAILGGPDAMPTPEMLAQVRAEYGLDQPLWVQYGHYLARLAQGDLGESYRLRVPVGQAIGEQVGATLALASSAALLAVLLALCSALLTANRGRRLRALVSGIELVLSSAPNFVIGTLLLLAFAFHFHLLPPSGSHGWRSLVLPSVALALPIAAVLAQVLRQSLEQVLEQPFITQARARGMGDTAVHLRHALRHALVPLVTLAGFVFASLLGGAVVLELLFGRQGIGRLMLDATTNKDVPLVLGVTLLAATLYVLVNLLVDLATQAIDPRTARH; from the coding sequence ATGAACCTGCTGACGATTTTACTGCGCCGCCTGCGCGACGGCGTGATCGTGCTGTGGGCGGCGGCCAGCCTGACCTTCCTCGGCGTGCAGCACAGTGGTGGCGACACCGCGCTGGCCATCCTCGGCGGCCCGGATGCCATGCCCACCCCAGAAATGCTCGCCCAGGTACGCGCCGAGTACGGCCTCGACCAACCGCTGTGGGTGCAATACGGCCACTACCTGGCGCGCCTGGCCCAGGGCGATCTGGGCGAGTCGTACCGCTTGCGGGTACCGGTGGGCCAGGCCATCGGCGAGCAGGTCGGCGCGACCCTGGCCCTGGCCAGCAGCGCGGCCTTGCTCGCGGTCTTGCTGGCGCTGTGCTCGGCGCTGCTCACCGCCAACCGCGGGCGACGTCTGCGCGCGCTGGTCTCGGGTATCGAACTGGTGCTGTCGTCGGCGCCCAACTTCGTCATCGGCACGCTGCTGTTGCTGGCGTTTGCCTTCCACTTCCACCTGCTGCCGCCGTCCGGCTCGCACGGTTGGCGCTCGCTGGTGCTACCCAGCGTGGCCCTGGCGCTGCCGATCGCGGCGGTGCTGGCCCAGGTGCTGCGCCAGTCCCTGGAGCAGGTGCTCGAGCAGCCCTTCATCACCCAGGCCCGCGCCCGTGGCATGGGCGATACCGCCGTGCACCTGCGCCATGCCCTGCGCCACGCCCTGGTGCCGCTGGTGACCTTGGCCGGGTTCGTGTTCGCCAGCCTGCTCGGCGGCGCGGTGGTGCTGGAGCTGCTGTTCGGCCGCCAGGGCATTGGCCGGCTGATGCTCGACGCCACCACCAACAAGGACGTGCCGCTGGTGCTTGGCGTGACCCTGCTGGCGGCGACCCTCTACGTGCTGGTCAACCTGCTGGTGGACTTGGCGACCCAGGCCATCGACCCGCGCACCGCGCGCCACTGA